Genomic DNA from Pistricoccus aurantiacus:
ATGTTTACCCCGTGATCGCTTCGACTGACAGGCCGCGCTTGGCGGCAATGTCGTCCGGAGACTGCATGGAGGCCAGACCGTTGATGGTCGCACGCACGACATTCACCGGGTTGGTGGAACCGTAGCACTTGGCCAGGACGTCATGGACGCCAGCCAGTTCGAGCACGGAACGCATGGCACCACCGGCGATGACCCCGGTACCTTCCGAAGCCGGCTGCATGAATACCTTGGAGGCGCCGTGACGAGCCTTGATCGGATACTGGAGCGTGCTACCGCTGAGATTGACCTTGATCATGTTACGTCGCGCCTGATCCATGGCTTTCTGGATCGCGACCGGCACTTCACGTGCCTTGCCGCGGCCAAAGCCGACGCGACCATTGCCGTCGCCCACGACGGTCAAGGCGGTGAAACCGAAGATTCGGCCACCCTTGACCACCTTGGCGACGCGGTTGACCTGCACGAGCTTTTCCTGCAGATCGCCGCCTTGCTGTTCATTCTTCGCCATCGTAAAACCCTATTAGAATTTCAGGCCGCCTTCACGTGCGGCGTCCGCCAGGGCCTTGACTCGACCGTGGAACTTGAAACCCGCGCGATCGAAGGCAACCTGAGTGATGCCTGCTTCCTGGGCGCGTTCGGCAATCATGGCGCCCACCTTGGCGGCGGCGTCCGCGTTACCGGTACTGCCCTCGCGCAGGGACTTGTCCAGCGTCGATGCGCTGGCCAGCACCTTGCCACCATCCGGCGAGATGATCTGCGCATAGATGTGTCGCGGCGTACGGTTGACGCACAGGCGATACACGCCCAGCTCGCGAATCTTGGCGCGAGCGCGGCGGGCACGACGGAGACGAGATTCTTTCTTCGCGTTCATAACCCTGCCTTACTTCTTCTTGGCTTCTTTACGACGGACCTGCTCGTCGCTATAACGGATACCCTTGCCCTTGTAAGGCTCGGGTGGCCGGAAAGCACGAATCTCCGCCGCCACGTGACCGATCTGCTGCTTGTCCATTCCCTTGAGAATGATCTGGGTGTTCTTTGGCGTTTCCGCCGTGACACCTTCTGGCAGCTCATAAGCGACCGGGTGGGAGAAGCCCAATGTCAGGTTGAGCGTCTTGCCACTTGCCTGGGCACGGTAGCCGACGCCATTGATCTCGAGGGACTTGGTAAAGCCCTCGCTCACTCCGGTGACCAGGTTCTGAACCAGGGCACGGGTGGTGCCGGCCATTGCCCAGCTCTTGGCAGACTCGCTGGGGGCGAAGGTCAGCCGGCCATCTTCCTGGCCGATCGTCACGTCCGGATGCACGGTCATGGCGAGGCTGCCCTGGCCGCCCTTGGCGGTCAGCCTGTCGCCGTCGAGATTGACCTCGACGCCGCTTGGCAAGGTAACCGGATATTTGGCTATACGAGACATTCCAAACTCCTAGAATACGGTGCAGATGACTTCGCCACCGACACCGGCATGACGGGCCGCACGATCGGTCATCACGCCCCGGGAGGTGGTCACGATCGCAATACCCAGGCCATCGGCGACTTTCGGAAGCGCATCCTTGCCCTTGTAGGAGCGCAAGGACGGCTTGGAAACCCGCTGGATGTGCTCGATGACTGCCTTGCCCTCGAAGTACTTGAGGGTCACGGTCAGTTCAGGCTTGGCGCCTTCAGTGACGCTGAAATCGCCGATATAGCCTTCTTCTTTCAGTACGCGGGCCACCTGTACCTTGAGCTTGGAGGACGGCATGGTAACCGTCTCCTTGGTGGCCATCTGCGCATTGCGGATACGAGTGAACATATCCGCCAACGTGTCTTGCATGCTCATTACGTAGCGCTCCTGATGATTCTACGTGGCGTTACCAGCTGGACTTCTTGAGTCCGGGAACGTCGCCACGCATCGCGGCTTCACGCAGCTTGTTACGGCCCAGGCCGAACTTGT
This window encodes:
- the rplF gene encoding 50S ribosomal protein L6; translated protein: MSRIAKYPVTLPSGVEVNLDGDRLTAKGGQGSLAMTVHPDVTIGQEDGRLTFAPSESAKSWAMAGTTRALVQNLVTGVSEGFTKSLEINGVGYRAQASGKTLNLTLGFSHPVAYELPEGVTAETPKNTQIILKGMDKQQIGHVAAEIRAFRPPEPYKGKGIRYSDEQVRRKEAKKK
- the rpsE gene encoding 30S ribosomal protein S5, which encodes MAKNEQQGGDLQEKLVQVNRVAKVVKGGRIFGFTALTVVGDGNGRVGFGRGKAREVPVAIQKAMDQARRNMIKVNLSGSTLQYPIKARHGASKVFMQPASEGTGVIAGGAMRSVLELAGVHDVLAKCYGSTNPVNVVRATINGLASMQSPDDIAAKRGLSVEAITG
- the rpsH gene encoding 30S ribosomal protein S8, with translation MSMQDTLADMFTRIRNAQMATKETVTMPSSKLKVQVARVLKEEGYIGDFSVTEGAKPELTVTLKYFEGKAVIEHIQRVSKPSLRSYKGKDALPKVADGLGIAIVTTSRGVMTDRAARHAGVGGEVICTVF
- the rplR gene encoding 50S ribosomal protein L18; this translates as MNAKKESRLRRARRARAKIRELGVYRLCVNRTPRHIYAQIISPDGGKVLASASTLDKSLREGSTGNADAAAKVGAMIAERAQEAGITQVAFDRAGFKFHGRVKALADAAREGGLKF